DNA sequence from the bacterium genome:
CAATGATATGCTTGTAATGTATAACGGGAAATCTTTTAAAACATTTCCTGTCTGGGATGTGGCAAGTATTGATTTTTCATCCTCGGGTGACACATGGGTTGGGGCAAAATCCGGGATTTATTGTATAAAAAATGGGGCCCTGGAAGAATTTAACCAGGATAACAGTGATTTGCCGGATAATATAATTAATGATATTATAATTGATGATTATGATAATATATGGATAGCTACGAATTTCGGACTTGTTAAGTATAATCGTCATATCTGGATAATTTACAATACGGAAAACAGCGAGCTGAAAAACAACCAGGTTACATCAGTTTATTTGGATAAAAATGGTTCCCTGATAATCGGAATGCATTCAGGGGACTTGCAAATAATAAAAAATAATAAATGGCAGGGACTGGATTTAGGGTTAAAAAAACAAACAATAAATACTGTTTTCAGGGATTCTAAAGATGTGTTCTTGTTAGGGACAGATTCTGGCTTAGTGATTTCTAAATGAACCCAGCCCTTTCTAAAAATAAAAGGAAGGATAGGGAAAATACCTTATGTTAAAGCTGTTATGGGAGGAAGGGCGGGGTGAATAAAAGATTTTATTTTCGTGTCCTTACGCTTTTATATTTAAGTTTAATTTTTTA
Encoded proteins:
- a CDS encoding two-component regulator propeller domain-containing protein; protein product: MRNKKILQVFIGILLFASLGFKQKKVINDKINFIYADSVNNIWVGASGGFYRIKSAEYDNAKNIKKSAEIKGAAEDSKKNIYFGIGKTIVYYNTEKENEEKIIEPVGMGRQDSSIECLAIDGKDNLWIGRNNDMLVMYNGKSFKTFPVWDVASIDFSSSGDTWVGAKSGIYCIKNGALEEFNQDNSDLPDNIINDIIIDDYDNIWIATNFGLVKYNRHIWIIYNTENSELKNNQVTSVYLDKNGSLIIGMHSGDLQIIKNNKWQGLDLGLKKQTINTVFRDSKDVFLLGTDSGLVISK